CTGGTTGTCAACGAATGCAACGGCGGGAGAGATTTCAGGCTTAGTGCCGGTGTAAACGGTGGTTGTTTTCGTATCTACTGTAATTCTCATTTGATTTCTATTTTCTGCCCGAGGGCTTCTATTTATTTGATTTCATAGCATTTCTTTGCTATACATCTTCTCTATCGGTTGTATATTAGGAAAATAAAGGAAATAGGCGATATTCATCATTTCGTTATCATTCCGTTATATACAGTGTGCATTAGGTTCGGGAAATGAGGGGGGTGGCCTATTCTTCAATACTAATCAAGAGCCGCAGACTTCGTCCGCGTCTAAACACGCCCCGAGGGCGCTCCGGCCCCTTACTTTTCGGGACTCTTCCGCGCCGCTCCGCTCACGGTGACTCCGTCCCCGCTCTTCGAGGCTCCATCGCCCTACATTTCAGGGTTCTCCGACCCTCTACACCGTGTTTTAGGCATACGAAAGCCGGGGGTGTTGTTTTTGTGTTTTTGTCTTCCCTTTATTTTTAGAGGGGGCGCGCATATCTTTCGGGATTGTATTCAGATTCTTTTCTGATATATCTGAATTTGTCCCCAAACACTGATCGAAGGATGCTATCTGTATCAAGCTTTTCTATCACCGGCAAGGATTTTATGGGAGCGCGCTGCTGTGCTAATTCTTTCATCCGTTTGCTATCCATCTGCCATAGATATTCTTCTACTACGGGCGGGGCGTCTGCCGTTGCAAAAGCTTTCATCTCTTCTTTTAGTGCTGTAAGGGTTGTGCCCCAGTTGCTAATCGAGGTCAGAGCACCAGAGAACCCGGCGTTATCCAGAGTCTTGTTAAGGCGGATTGAGAGACCACGGGCGGAGCGTTGGAACCGTCTACCGGAACCGGCGAGGGAGTGGAACTCGTTCACGCTTTTTTGGTCAACGTTCAGGGGGACGGCGACAGACTCGTTAAACAGGTAAGGGAGGAGCGCTGAGGTTTCCCCAGTTTGGATAGCATCTTTTAGCGCTTCTATCTCTTGGAATACTTCTATTGCACGGCGTTCGAGGGCTTCCATCGCTTCGTAATACTCGTCATCAACTACGACACCATCAGGGACCAGCGACCATGCTTCTAAGTCTGTGCGGAGTTCTTCCAATTCGTTCACGGCGTTAGAGTGCATCGCTTCATGGATCACGCGGTCACCAGTCAAGGCAAGGGTTGTCTGTCGGAGGGCTTCAAAGTGGCGCTTCTGGTGCATCCCGAGTTCTCCAATAGCTGCGAGGGACGTTGCCTGCTGATTTTTGGTGAGGTATTTGGAGAGATACGCGGCGGCTTGCTTGTGCCCCGATAGCTCCCCTTCTTGCTGCTGCTCTTCGTGAAGAATACGTATATCCCAGACATCCCCGAACTTAGTCCCCGGTTTGGCTTGTCCCTTCTTCCATCGCACTTTCAGGATCACTAGACGGGGGTTAAATTTTTCACTACGTTGCAGGGTTGAGGCGTATCGCGTCCAGCGTTCTTTGGCTTGTTTCGAGCGGTAATAAGTAACCTTATGGGAAGGAATTTCTGCTGTTGGAATGTGCAGGGTTCCCCAGTTCTGCTGTATCTCTGACACGAGGGCGTTAAAGCCGGTTTCGTCACCATCAACGACAAGGAGGGTATGGGCGTGCAGGCTTCCGCGCTTCTGACGTTCATACACCGTGTAGAGACTCAACGACTCGCGGGGGACTCCGTAGCTCTCAGCGAGGCGGCGAACAGTCCGAACCAGTGATTTTTGTAGGGCGGGGAGATTTTCCGACCACATGATCTCTCCGGCGTAGTTGTAGGAGAAAGGATTAAGGGGGACGCCGATTAGCTCATGTTCGTAATCGTGGTAGCGACCGCAGGGGCATTTTCCTTTTCTTTTCATGACCGTCAGCCGGTTTTTCTCTCTTTGGACGGGGTGCATGTTCCGAACCTTGTAGGCATCCTTTACCGAATAGCTAGCCCTATGCACCTTGCCGAACGATGGGGCGGTATTGGTAAACAGAGCCACACGAGACGTGGGAGCCGCGAGGCCGTTCATTATTTGGCGTTGACGTAGACGGGCTTGGAACTCCGAGCACGACGGGCACTTCAAGGCGTTAGCAGAGCCGCAGGGAAGGAGGACTTCCGAGAGTTCCCCAGTTGATACTGCTTCCCGAATCATCACGACAGGACGGCGACAGGACTCAGAGCGAGAAGGCGTGACATCCAGACCGAGGACGACCTGAGGCTGTTCACCATTGGCGAGGCACGACTGAAAGAAGTCTTCATCTTCAAGGAGTCGGCGTTTTTCTTCGTACGAGAGAGCATCAGCGAAACTCACGGGGACCCCTTTCAGCATGGCGGAGAGGGGATGGGCTTAATCCCGCTCACTACCTATATCGGCAGGAGGGGTGAGAAAATTACTACTGCTTTTGCTACTGCTTGTTTCGAGCCGGCGAGGGACAGAAAACTGCATAACACCTTGTCAGGAGGACAATGCAAGAAATAGCGATCGATCCTCTAAGGGTCCAGCGCCGTACTGTTGCTGTCCTTGCGTCCGCACAATTGTTCAGCGGTATAGGCAACGGAGCCGGACTCGCCATTGGGTCCATCATGGCCGTGGACCTATCCGGTAGCGCTGTGTTTGCCGGGGCATCCACGACAGCAATCTCCGTGGCTGCGTCCGTGACAGCGTTGCCATTGGCCGCTGCCGCTGGGCGTTACGGCAGGCGCAGGGCACTCATGGCAGGGGTTTCGCTGGCGTTGTTGGGGGCCCTGCTCATGATTGGCGCCGCAGTGGTGGGCTCGTTCGCGCTCTTGTTGGCCGGGTCAGCTCTGCTGGGGGTGGGTAATGCTGCCAACCTGCAATCTCGGTTTGCTGCCCTGGATCTGGCGGAACCACAGCACAGGGGGCGGGACTTATCAATTGTTGTATGGTCGATAACCGTGGGCGCTGTGGCCGGGCCAAACTTGATCAAGCCCGGCGCCCAACTAGGACTCCAACTCGGCATTCCTGAAATCGCCGGGCCATTCCTCTTTTCCGCCGCCGGAATGGGTATCGCGTTGATGCTGCTGTGGATGGGTCTTCGGCCAGATCCGCTGTTGACGGCGCGGGCCATAGCCGGAGACACTTCTCAGCAGACAAAACGCTCCCTCAGCGCAGGTCTGCGTGCAATAAGGGCGTCCAGCCAAGCAAAGGTGGGGCTGGTAGCACTCGTCGGCGCTCACCTGGTCATGGTTGCCGTGATGTCTATGACACCGGTGCACCTGTCCCAATTGGATGCCCCCGACTATTCACACCATGCCAACTCCACGGATCTGCTGGCTTTCATTGGATTCACGATTTCCCTCCACATCGCCGGCATGTTTGCCCTATCTCCATTGATGGGATGGATGACGGACAGGCTTGGACGCATCCCCGTGATCCTGATCGGTGAGAGCCTACTTCTCTCGGCGGTTGCTGTAGCAGGGTTAAGCAGCACCACAGAAACCTCCGTCACCGTTGGCCTGATCCTCCTCGGCCTTGGCTGGTCCGCGACTACCATTTCGGGATCAACGCTGCTCGCGGAGAGCGTCGAACCTGCCAACCGTGTTCTCGTTCAGGGCGTTTCGGATACACTCATGGGCGCGGCAGGGGCGGCAGGCGCGGCTTTGTCCGGTCTTGTCTTGGCCGGCTTTGGGTTCCGCGGGCTGAATCTGGCTGCCGGCCTGGTGACATTGATGATCGTCGGGTACGTCTTGCTGACCCGGAGACCAAAGAGCAACGGCTAAGCCACCGGAGCGCCGCCCACCATCGACAGTAACCGACGGAAGATAGCTTCCCCGTCGTCGGCTATCCCATCGTGGTGGAAATCCCCGCTTTCCCACGCTTGTAAACCTCGAACTCTCGAGACGGTCTCCATGGACAAGCCATGGTCAACGTAGATGTCATCGAGATACACGGCGGCGGCCGTCGGAACAGTGTTCGCCGCCAGTACATCCAAGTTGTAAAGGTCCGGCCAGTCTGTCCGCTGTGCAAGGATCCCGGCAGTCTCTTTCAACGGAATCAATGCAGGGTCCTCCTCGAAGTACCACTGGTAGACCATCTCACCGAAGAGGAGCGGCTCATCCGCCGTCGGGCTGAATCCAGGGTGGGATTCAAGGACGCGTTCGGCGGACCAGTTCGACGCCGACCCCTGACAATAGATGGATTCGTGCATGACTGCGTAAAGGCAGTTCGATGCCCTGGTGACGAGGGCGCCTACCTGCTGGAGGAATGTGTCGCTGAGCCGGGTGCCGTCGGCTGTGTCCATGAAAGCCTCCTCGAGGAGGAAATGCAGGGCATCGATGCGTGTATTACCACCAAGGTAGTTACCCACCATCTGGAACCGTTGGACGCTGAGGCGCTCTCCGGTGGGAAGATGTTCATCGTTCGAGCGCAGGTGCGCGATGACTGCGTTGACTCGTCCGCGGTCTTCAGGGTACTTCGCAAAGTACTCTGCGTTTCTGGCGGTCACGCGGGCGTAGGTTGCTTGGTAAACGCGGTCCGGTCCGCCTGTCAGTGGCGCCAGACCACCGGTGACCAGCGCAGCATGGACTCCCTGTGGTTCCAGCGAAAGGTAGGTGAGAACGCAGAAACCGCCGAAGCTCTGCCCAAAGATGGTCCATGGTGCGGAACTGAGAACGGTGCGGATACT
This region of Arthrobacter roseus genomic DNA includes:
- a CDS encoding replication initiator, which encodes MSFADALSYEEKRRLLEDEDFFQSCLANGEQPQVVLGLDVTPSRSESCRRPVVMIREAVSTGELSEVLLPCGSANALKCPSCSEFQARLRQRQIMNGLAAPTSRVALFTNTAPSFGKVHRASYSVKDAYKVRNMHPVQREKNRLTVMKRKGKCPCGRYHDYEHELIGVPLNPFSYNYAGEIMWSENLPALQKSLVRTVRRLAESYGVPRESLSLYTVYERQKRGSLHAHTLLVVDGDETGFNALVSEIQQNWGTLHIPTAEIPSHKVTYYRSKQAKERWTRYASTLQRSEKFNPRLVILKVRWKKGQAKPGTKFGDVWDIRILHEEQQQEGELSGHKQAAAYLSKYLTKNQQATSLAAIGELGMHQKRHFEALRQTTLALTGDRVIHEAMHSNAVNELEELRTDLEAWSLVPDGVVVDDEYYEAMEALERRAIEVFQEIEALKDAIQTGETSALLPYLFNESVAVPLNVDQKSVNEFHSLAGSGRRFQRSARGLSIRLNKTLDNAGFSGALTSISNWGTTLTALKEEMKAFATADAPPVVEEYLWQMDSKRMKELAQQRAPIKSLPVIEKLDTDSILRSVFGDKFRYIRKESEYNPERYARPL
- a CDS encoding MFS transporter produces the protein MQEIAIDPLRVQRRTVAVLASAQLFSGIGNGAGLAIGSIMAVDLSGSAVFAGASTTAISVAASVTALPLAAAAGRYGRRRALMAGVSLALLGALLMIGAAVVGSFALLLAGSALLGVGNAANLQSRFAALDLAEPQHRGRDLSIVVWSITVGAVAGPNLIKPGAQLGLQLGIPEIAGPFLFSAAGMGIALMLLWMGLRPDPLLTARAIAGDTSQQTKRSLSAGLRAIRASSQAKVGLVALVGAHLVMVAVMSMTPVHLSQLDAPDYSHHANSTDLLAFIGFTISLHIAGMFALSPLMGWMTDRLGRIPVILIGESLLLSAVAVAGLSSTTETSVTVGLILLGLGWSATTISGSTLLAESVEPANRVLVQGVSDTLMGAAGAAGAALSGLVLAGFGFRGLNLAAGLVTLMIVGYVLLTRRPKSNG
- a CDS encoding alpha/beta fold hydrolase; translated protein: MEPETHNSVTHRRGATYSLRGVRTVEHFFTVPLDYASDTPGETLDVFAREYVSESHSEAAATQLPWLLFLQGGPGGKGARVAELGGWMKEAAKNFHILMLDQRGTGRSSYVSAATLSMRGGPVQQADYLTHFRADSIVRDAESIRTVLSSAPWTIFGQSFGGFCVLTYLSLEPQGVHAALVTGGLAPLTGGPDRVYQATYARVTARNAEYFAKYPEDRGRVNAVIAHLRSNDEHLPTGERLSVQRFQMVGNYLGGNTRIDALHFLLEEAFMDTADGTRLSDTFLQQVGALVTRASNCLYAVMHESIYCQGSASNWSAERVLESHPGFSPTADEPLLFGEMVYQWYFEEDPALIPLKETAGILAQRTDWPDLYNLDVLAANTVPTAAAVYLDDIYVDHGLSMETVSRVRGLQAWESGDFHHDGIADDGEAIFRRLLSMVGGAPVA